ataaatactatAATCTAAGCTGAGAATTGAAATTAGGTTTTTCTTTCGTTTGGTTTAGTCTACAAGGTAAAAGAAAGAAGCAGGCGAACATGGAGAAATCGATGTTTGGAGTCGTGAACAAATACGGAATGCTTCCCCATGATTATAAAATTGATGGAGCATCGACTTGAGCAGCTTTTAACTGAGGTTGGAACTCTCAAGTAAACGGGACAATTTCTCGacgtgaattttttttttttttttttttaatatataaactACGCTTGACCCTTCCCTAACAGACACCTTCCTGATTCTACTTGGACTCCTACTCTACTTGACGCTCTGGAGGGGTAACAAATAAGTAAGTATATCCGATCTGCAgtaaattttggtaaattgtCGTAGTTTACTTTAGGTGGATGTGTGTCATGACTCATGTTGCAAGTAAAGGAGTATTTCAAAACAACTTGTCCCATATTAAAAAATCAAAGGATTTCTTATCACTTTATAATACTTAATCTTTTATTAGATTTGTGTTAGATAGGTAACTAGCGTGGGCTAGAGCGAAGTTGAGTTGAGTCGTTTTAGGTAGAAACTAACGGACTTGCACTCTCTCCTATGCATGGGTTAAACACGGTCCGAGATAGTTTTCTTgtagttatttttcttttttctgatccttcttatttaattttGAGGAAACATTTCAACCTCCTGAAACAGTTTCTGTTTTCTGATCCTTTTTGTTTATAATAAGAAGAAGTCTtgtttaattttgaaaaaatatttcaacCTCCTAAAATAGTTTTTTAAGATAGTGCTTAGCACGACTCAAGTTTCATTTTATTAGATTTAGTTAACATTATAATTTTTTGGCTATTTTTCCTACACATCAGTCATGAGGCGAATTGATATTTTGCAATCATCAATTTATTCACTTGCTAAACAAACTAGGAAAAAAAAGGACTAGGAGATagtttcccccttttttttctcccctGAAGTTGATGGTGTCATGTTAATTTTCGCATGATGTGGTAGTTTATCTTTCACACACTGCTAAAACATTGATGAACGTGAAAATTGATAATAACTTAAACTTTAGTGGATTTTTCTTCGAGCGACaattatttttcaatcattttcgTCTTGAAAAATAATTGTGGCTCGAAGAAAAATTTATTAATGTTCAAGTTATTATCAATTTTCACGTTCATCAATGTTCTTGCCTTTTGTAAGCAGCGTGTaaaagaattggaatttaaaaaGCGATGAGGGGAAGATGGAGATTATAATTCAAAACCTCAATTCTTAGTGTCGAATAATATTTTAACATAACAGTACTTACAATACAACAAATCAAGAAAGTCAGCATACAGATTcatcattcatacaagccagCACCCATTACGTCGGAcatttttgtgtttttcttaAAAGCAAGATCTTGATGTTGGACTTCAATCGCGAAAGGtgtagtgtaaaaaaaaaaaaaaaaaaaaaaaaaaagagactctGGTTGCATTGCAAGGGGAAAAAAGAAGTATTCCAAGGATGATCATTGTTATGTGCTACCAAGAGTGTATTCTGAGGAGATGGATCAAAAACTTCCTGTACAGCCAAAATCATCTCCGTAAGTAGTAGATTCTAATTACAAAACTTTTCAGCTATTACCGTCCATGATGAAAAACTGAGACCGAAGCACACCTATATGGCATGGACCAATAATTCCCATGTCACTTGGGAGTAACATCTCAGGGAATTGCTTTCTCCATTTGCCCGGGACAGGACGAGGGCAGGAATGCAAAAGAAGAATTACTGCTACAAGAAATGAGGAGGTCGATCAGGAAGACGTCACTTCCAAAGGAAAAAGGATAAAATCCTCGTGTTAATGATAATCACAGAGATCAGCATCATTTGACCCAGGAATGCAGCAGCAGCTAACATTTGCAGGACCGAAGAACAACTCCAAGCAGAACGCAGGGCCGCTTATTGACCTACCTTTCTTCCCAACCTTGTCCAAATCCGACAAAGTAAACTGCAAGTTTTCACCATGGAAACAAACACCGTGTTATCTCTTCAGCCACTGTCACAGATTCAAGATAACAAAATAATTCTTCCTAGAAAGTAAATGATCTGCTACTTGCAGCTGATTCTTGATACTATGTTCATTGCTACCTGGAGTAGACTGCTTTTGATGAACGCTGTATTGAAGCAACAATAGAAGAGACGCCCCCCAATCAGCTTCTCATAGAATATTATGCGAACATCTCCAGTGACCTTTGCAATTATAACCAATGCACAGAGTACTAGATCAGTGTTTACAAGGCCATGAACACACCAAAAtctttgaaggaaaaaaaaaaaaaaattgcacgcACGAGAATGTTAAAAGCAACTTCTGTATCTAATCAAAATGAAACTGCAGGACTACATTCACAAAGAAACACAAATTTTGGTCTGTCCTGCTCTTTATCCACTCCAGTGTAATTTGTTGCCTTTAACAAGCTACGGTATAAAAGTTCCTGGCAGATGCTTGGTGCCTGtccaattcttttatttttactttcatATTCAGTTTCACCAGCTTATCGTATAGATTATAATGGTTCTTCGACTTTTGAGTCTGTTCAAGTCATATTTCAAGGAATGATGTATTCtttaaaataattccaaaatcTTACTCGTACTGGATTATCATAATAGCAGCCAAGACAGGTTTTCCTATAGAGAATTGAACATTCTGTGTCCATTTGTGCTACCAAATGAGCTTCCCGCTTGTCTGCATCTGTTTCCTCATTATCTTTGTCAACGAAGGAGTAATAATATCGTGGCCTATTTGTTCGCTGAAATCCATCCTTGATCTTTCTGCAGCAACTCTTGGAAACTTCTACAGGGCGATAATACCGCTCACCATGAACCTGTTTTAAACAGGAATAACCAAACTCTCATCGaccaatgaaaaatgcaaaacatTAAGATTACAGAAAagttgcaaagaaagaaaaggataaaagaagaggaaaagaaataaGAGACTCAAGTTCTCTAGGGTAGAAGGGTATCACAACATGTTTTAAGTTGTCTTGTTTTCAGCTAGATTTATACAATTAAGAAGCCATGAGATAAAAAAGATAATCAAACGAAAGTGGTTGACTCACTTCTTTCTTAAATTGCCATCTAAGCATCTATATAACACATGCAATGAAGAAACTCTTGTACTTCCTCTTTTGTTAGTTATTCAGGATCATGATTGAACGTCAACATCAGGGTGTGATGCACTAATTTAGAAGCATCCATCTACTAAAGACTCACTGTCCTCAGTTTGTGTCTTACATTTTGCAGCTCGGAGACCACGCAGAATACAGAATCGACATGTTGCATGTCATACAGTCGAATTCTTATAAGTTCTCTTGTCACTGGCTTGGGCAAGTTCACGTCAGGAGGGCCGTGTTGAAGACTCTTCGGAAAACAAAGTAGTTTCTCCCAGTAGTTGACGTAGCGACGCTGGCTTGGTATAGAGACCTGTTCAGTACAATCATCCTAAGATTGACTAATTTTAAGTATTGTCTGAAGAAGACGAATGTAGAAAGTAAACTAAAATCATCCTTTGGATGCTGCAGAAATGAAGTTTGAAAAACTTCTAGGCTACATGCCTGACCCTTCTGGTTTGCATTGGTGAGTGAGAGAAGTTTGTCAATGATAATGTGCCTGAGATATGCATCAGCAGTAATTGATGTTTGTCAACAAGTTCAAAGATTTAAACTACTTGAGAAGTTACTCAAACCAAATTTTTTCCACTAAAAGGAAATGTGGTTTGAGGATAATCAACAAAAAGAACTAGTCTTTGTTTTTCTGAGAAGATGGAAAGCCAACACATCAGATGCCTTGGTTCCAGCCACACTTTCTAATGAAGAAATCGCTAGTCAATTTTTGCAGATTGCTCCAGAAGTAAACCAATTTAAACTTGCTCAAATTTCAAAAGTGGCTGGCATTATTAGGTTTTGCTTTGAGATGGTAAACATATGCATGTGCATTCAGTAACTACCTAGATTTGtatgaaatgaaaattttagtaGTATGCTTATTTGAAACCAGAAGGTTGATCTTTAAATAGGTGAACAACATGATGCTAACAAGTGTCAACTGATATAACAAAGAGCATAACTTCTTTGTCACAACTACTATAACTTACTCCTTCATTGTTCGTGGTTCGCTTCTCTCCATACACCTGCAGAGCCTTCTCTGCTGACATGCCCATGTAAACCAAATATGAAGAAACCATTAAGCCTGTTCGGCCTTTTCCT
The genomic region above belongs to Coffea arabica cultivar ET-39 chromosome 7c, Coffea Arabica ET-39 HiFi, whole genome shotgun sequence and contains:
- the LOC113698440 gene encoding phosphatidylinositol 3,4,5-trisphosphate 3-phosphatase and protein-tyrosine-phosphatase PTEN1 isoform X1 — protein: MGLKFSRHGLPRTGDPGLVHVHNKLINFLSTSFYIRNLVSKQRRRMIVGGYDLDMTYITDRILAMSFPAERMRSVYRNPLWQVKSVLDMRHPEHYKVYNLCIEEAYDPSHFHGRVERFPFDDNHVPPLPMIKEFCEDVYSWLSSDPRNVAVIHCMAGKGRTGLMVSSYLVYMGMSAEKALQVYGEKRTTNNEGVSIPSQRRYVNYWEKLLCFPKSLQHGPPDVNLPKPVTRELIRIRLYDMQHVDSVFCVVSELQNVHGERYYRPVEVSKSCCRKIKDGFQRTNRPRYYYSFVDKDNEETDADKREAHLVAQMDTECSILYRKTCLGCYYDNPVRVTGDVRIIFYEKLIGGRLFYCCFNTAFIKSSLLQFTLSDLDKVGKKGRSISGPAFCLELFFGPANVSCCCIPGSNDADLCDYH
- the LOC113698440 gene encoding phosphatidylinositol 3,4,5-trisphosphate 3-phosphatase and protein-tyrosine-phosphatase PTEN1 isoform X2 translates to MGLKFSRHGLPRTGDPGLVHVHNKLINFLSTSFYIRNLVSKQRRRMIVGGYDLDMTYITDRILAMSFPAERMRSVYRNPLWQVKSVLDMRHPEHYKVYNLCIEEAYDPSHFHGRVERFPFDDNHVPPLPMIKEFCEDVYSWLSSDPRNVAVIHCMAGKGRTGLMVSSYLVYMGMSAEKALQVYGEKRTTNNEGVSIPSQRRYVNYWEKLLCFPKSLQHGPPDVNLPKPVTRELIRIRLYDMQHVDSVFCVVSELQNVHGERYYRPVEVSKSCCRKIKDGFQRTNRPRYYYSFVDKDNEETDADKREAHLVAQMDTECSILYRKTCLGCYYDNPVTGDVRIIFYEKLIGGRLFYCCFNTAFIKSSLLQFTLSDLDKVGKKGRSISGPAFCLELFFGPANVSCCCIPGSNDADLCDYH